In one Scomber japonicus isolate fScoJap1 chromosome 6, fScoJap1.pri, whole genome shotgun sequence genomic region, the following are encoded:
- the LOC128360719 gene encoding uncharacterized protein LOC128360719 has product MAQRDQLDRETLSCSICLDLLKDPVTTSCGHSYCMSCIKGFWDGEDQRKIYSCPQCREAFTPRPVLKKNTMLAALVEQLKKTGLQAAPADHCYAGPEDVACDVCTGRKLKAFKSCLVCLASYCENHLQPHYDATPLKKHKLVQPSKKLQENICSRHDEVMKIFCRTDKKCICYLCTMEDHKGHDTVSAAAERTERQRELEVSRLNIQQRIQDREKDVKLLQQEVEAVSRSADKAVEDSEKIFTQLIRLLQKRSSDVKQQIRSQQETEVSGVKELQEKLQQEITELKRKDAELKQLSHTEDHNQFLHNYPSVSQLSEPTDSSSINIRPLRYFEDVTAAVSELRDKLQDILRDEWTNISAAVTGVDVLLSEPEPKTRAGFLRYSREITLDPNTVNTKLLLSEGNRKVEYTEQEQSYSSHTDRFTLCPQVLSRESLTGRCYWEVERRGGAVYIAVAYKNISRAGTESAFGFNDKSWSLYCSTDSYEFYFNNIETPVSGPDSSRVGVYLDHRAGILSFYSVSETMTLLHRVQTTFTQPLYAGFYVFSTAELCMFVLMYLCLAEMAQRDQLDRESFSCVICLDLLKDPVAIPCGHSYCMSCIKGFWDGEDQRKIYSCPQCREAFTPRPVLKKNTMLAALVEQLKKTGLQAAPADHCYAGPEDVACDVCTGRKLKAFKSCLVCLASYCENHLQPHFDATPLKKHKLVEPSKKLQENICSCHGKMMEIFCRTDQQIICYLCSVDDHKGHDTVSAAAERTERQRELEVSRLNIQQRIHDREKDVKLLQQEVGAVSRSADKAVEDSEKIFTQLIRLLQKRSSDVKQQIRSQQETEVSGVKELQEKLQQEITELKRKDAELKQLSHTEDHNQFLHNYPSVSQLSEPTDSSSINIRPLRYFEDVTAAVSELRDKLQDILRDEWTNISLAVTEVVLLSEPEPKTRAEFLKYSREITLDPNTVNTKLLLSEGNRKVEWTGQQQSYSSHTDRFSKYPQVLSRESLTGRCYWEVEWRGLAVDVAVAYKNISRAGSESQFRCNDKSWCLTCVTNRYVFWFNNIKTPVSGPRSSRVGVYLDHRAGILSFYSVSETMTLLHRVQTTFTQPLYAGLWVQDRSTAELCKVK; this is encoded by the exons atggcgcagagagatcagctggaccgagaaacACTCAgctgttcgatctgtctggatctactgaaggatccggtgactacttcctgtggacacagctactgtatgagctgtattaaaggattctgggatggagaggatcagaggaagatctacagctgccctcagtgcagagaggccttcacaccgaggcctgtcctgaagaaaaacaccatgttagcagctttagtggagcagctgaagaagactggactccaagctgctcctgctgatcactgctatgctggacctgaagatgtggcctgtgatgtctgcactgggaggaagctgaaagccttcaagtcctgcctggtgtgtctggcctcttactgtgagaatcacctccaacCTCATTATGACGCAActccattaaagaaacacaagctggtgcagccctccaagaagctccaggagaacatctgctctcgtcatgatgaggtgatgaagatattctgccgtacagataagaagtgtatctgttatctgtgcactatggaggatcataaaggccacgacacagtctcagctgcagcagaaaggacggagaggcagagagagctcgaggtgagtcgactaaacatccagcagagaatccaggacagagagaaagatgtgaagctgcttcaacaggaggtggaggccgtcagtcgctctgctgataaagcagtggaggacagtgagaagatcttcactcagctgatccgtctcctccagaaaagaagctctgatgtgaagcagcagatcagatcccagcaggaaactgaagtgagtggagtcaaagagcttcaggagaagctgcagcaggagatcactgagctgaagaggaaagacgctgaactgaagcagctctcacacacagaggatcacaaccagtttctacacaactacccctcagtgtcacaactcagtgaacctacagactcatccagcatcaatatccgtcctctgagatactttgaggatgtgacagcagctgtgtcagagctcagagataaactacaggacatcctgagggacgaatggacaaacatctcagcGGCAGTGACTggagtggacgttttactgtcagaaccagaacccaagaccagagctgggttcttaagatattcacgtgaaatcactctggatccaaacacagtaaacacaaagctgttattatctgaggggaacagaaaagtagaatatACAGAACAagaacagtcttattctagtcacacagacagattcactctTTGTcctcaggtcctgagtagagagagtctgactggacgttgttactgggaggtggagaggagaggaggagcagtttatatagcagtcgcatacaagaatatcagcagagcaggaactGAATCTGCATTTGGatttaatgacaaatcttggtctttataTTGTTCCACTGACAGTTATGAATTTTACTTCAACAACATTgaaactcccgtctcaggtcctgattcctccagagtcggagtgtacctggatcacagagcaggtattctgtccttctacagcgtctctgaaaccatgactctcctccacagagtccagaccacattcactcagcctctctatgctggattttatgttttttccacagctgagttgtgt atgtttgtattgatgtatttgtgtct agctgaaatggcgcagagagatcagctggaccgagaatCCTTCTCTTGtgtgatctgtctggatctactgaaggatccggtggctattccctgtggacacagctactgtatgagctgtattaaaggattctgggatggagaggatcagaggaagatctacagctgccctcagtgcagagaggccttcacaccgaggcctgtcctgaagaaaaacaccatgttagcagctttagtggagcagctgaagaagactggactccaagctgctcctgctgatcactgctatgctggacctgaagatgtggcctgtgatgtctgcactgggaggaagctgaaagccttcaagtcctgtctggtgtgtctggcctcttactgtgagaatcacctccagcctcatttTGATGCAActccattaaagaaacacaagctggtggagccctccaagaagctccaggagaacatctgctcttgTCATGGTAAGATGATGGAGATTTTCTGTCGTACTGATCAGCAgattatctgttatctctgctctgtggatgatcataaaggccacgacacagtctcagctgcagcagaaaggacggagaggcagagagagctcgaggtgagtcgactaaacatccagcagagaatccatgacagagagaaagatgtgaagctgcttcaacaggaggtgggggccgtcagtcgctctgctgataaagcagtggaggacagtgagaagatcttcactcagctgatccgtctcctccagaaaagaagctctgatgtgaagcagcagatcagatcccagcaggaaactgaagtgagtggagtcaaagagcttcaggagaagctgcagcaggagatcactgagctgaagaggaaagacgctgaactgaagcagctctcacacacagaggatcacaaccagtttctacacaactacccctcagtgtcacaactcagtgaacctacagactcatccagcatcaatatccgtcctctgagatactttgaggatgtgacagcagctgtgtcagagctcagagataaactacaggacatcctgagggacgaatggacaaacatctcactggcagtgactgaagtggttttactgtcagaaccagaacccaagaccagagctgagtttttaaaatattcacgtgaaatcactctggatccaaacacagtaaacacaaagctgttattatctgaggggaacagaaaagtagaatggACAGgacaacaacagtcttattctagtcacacagacagattcagtAAATATcctcaggtcctgagtagagagagtctgactggacgttgttactgggaggtggagtggagagggTTAGCAGTTgatgtagcagtcgcatacaagaatatcagcagagcaggaagtgaatCTCAATTTAGatgtaatgacaaatcttggtgtTTAACTTGTGTCACTAACAGGTATGtattttggttcaacaacattaaaactcccgtctcaggtcctcgttcctccagagtcggagtgtacctggatcacagagcaggtattctgtccttctacagcgtctctgaaaccatgactctcctccacagagtccagaccacattcactcagcctctctatgctggtcTTTGGGTTCAGGATAgatccacagctgagttgtgtaaagtgaaatag